TCAgtacgagtgagagagaggaaaatctGGATTTCTGTCAACCGAGGTGGAGATTGATATCGACAATGGAGGGAATTTCTGTCTATTGGCCCTATGCAGCTCTGAATTGAGTTGCTACTGCTGGAGAAAGCAGGAACTCATGGGACAGCACAGGATTACACTGCCTTCACTTCTCATTATAGGGGTACCATTAAATAGAAGGCAGAGACTGAGGGAAGTAGaagtggagagatggagcaagGTTGCAAAGGCTGTTTTGTGTAAAAGAAAGCTGAAAACTGAAAGATTGAGTTAAATGGGAATTTAAGTTTGTTAGCTGACAACTATGTAATATCAACTGACGTTTGATGCGGATTTGGTGTTGCTGTCAAGTTTATGCTTGCTATagtgaagagagaaaagggcatGGGGTGAGAAAAATACGAGGTGGGGCGAAAGAGATAATAAAAAGAGGGGTAGTGACTGAAATTAGAAAGAGGGCACAGAGGAAAGTGCAGCTGCATGCACTTTAACAGTCTGGGCACaggaagagggtgaggggagcCAAGCTGAAGGGGGCTTagagtgaagggggggggagtatgTTGGATAACAAACTGATCAAGCGAGCCTATTTCAGGGGGGTTAGGAATGAGACTGGGGAGGTGGGGTCCGTGTAGTCTGTTATTTTTTTGGTTTTGCAGTGGTGCCCTGCTCCTCTGGTAATAAAACTGACAGGTTTCATTCAGCGTGATGTACAGACCTCTCAGAGCGGAGCGAGGCGATTGAGAGGGATCTCTTAAACTCACCTGAGGGACCACAATGGGCAGAATGAGAAGAGTTGGATAAAAAACAAAGGCAATGGAATtggcacatttaaaaaatgctgtagtcctctcactccctctctttccagtgCAAGGTTAAGGTGCACTCGGTCTCAATTACATCTGTGGGGCGAGGAGCCCTTTACAAGAAATGGTGAATCTGCACCTTAATTGGCATGCTAAATGCTAATACATTGCCATGACACTCTGGACCTAAGGTGTCAAGACATTGATTAGAAAGTCTCTAATTGGCTCTAGGTTGAAGCCTCCAAAGGGAGGAGACACTTTAATTGGATATAAAGGAGTTTCAGCTGAGGGCTGGTGTACCTGCAGTGCCTGAACTGCAGCATAGGTTATGCAATGGATTTAGGTAATGTTCCACTTAGTAAATGGATGGTAATTTGTTGACCCATGTTGGCATTTTTGACACGGCAAGTAATGAGAATGGTCAAAAACTGACAAATATGCTACTGCACAAATTCTTTACAAACACTTAAATTAACACATTGTTTTTTGATGAAGTACAGCTGTATAGTGGTGAGTCTTGGGTCAATATTTGGGGGTCTTAGTAACCATATAATCTGATAATATCAACTGACTCATTATATAACTATAACAGGTCATGAGTTAATGCCATGACTTCAGCTTTTACTAAATATCAGTTAGAAAAGCACATCTGATAATGTCAAAAAATTTCTGACATTGCCTAAGGCTAATGTTTCTGCTGAAAATGGCTCATTAAAAACATTCcgtaacatttttttttataatctgGAAACATTAAGCGAGCCCCCTAcctttttattacattttatgAGGGAATGTGAAGCTTTGAGAAAGAAACAAAGGAAGTATAATGTATAATAAACACTACAGTGGCCTCCTACATTCCCAACAAGTGGATGTATGTTCTGTATGTTAAAGAAAGAGTAGGATGGAaactgagagacagaaacattttGGATATACAGTTGATTCATGATGGCTGAACATGGACACATCAACTATAAATATATACGTTATAAaatgcatacagtatataccaGAGATGGTATAAAGATGTACTGTATAACAGCTTCCTTGAAATCAAACTCTTACCATGGCAGTTTCAAAAAAGGTGCTAAgtaaagaaaaaggaaaacataTGGTGATTAACTTCACTTTAAAATGCAGATGCTTGAAACCTGTACTAACACCTTAACTCAAGCACCTTAATTAGACTTCTGATTCAGACAGCAGCCACATCATGTCAACTTAATGAAAGTGAGCTGTTTACTTACTATTTTCATGAATATGGTTGTCCTTGCAAATAGAGCACTGGCATATCatattaaaataattaatttgcTGGATTAGTTTATATGAATTGGCAGTGCTtcgcaaccctaaccctaacaataTTTGATTTACATTGCCAAAAAAATTTGGCCAAGTGCAAAACATGATTTCTTTATAGCACATGTAATAAGGGGTGTGAATATTCCTGTAAGTTAGACATTTCTGTATTTCCTAAAAAGTAGTAAAGACATctatattttttacattgtcAAAGTGTGGCATTGTATGTGAACTAGTAgtaaaatataacaatttgAAATTGAAATGTAATTGTATAGTTTTAAGGTGACTTAATTAAGTCCAATATTTATCCTCCTTAAGTCTCAACCTCTACTACCATCACCTGCAGCAGGATGCCTGACACATTGTGGTAAAACCAATGAGGGTGAATTGAGTCAAATCAGGATGAACCAAAAATGTGACCATTAAGAACCCAAACTGACCAACCCACAGACTTCATACTGAGCTATAAATATTCATGATGCACATGCCAGCTCATCATTGCAAAGGGCAAGGTATATATCGGTTGGAAATTATAAATCTATAGAAAAGGTCATCCATCTCAACACAAATCTTTTGATGGCTCACAAAACATGGAGCGGCAATTTTTGATCCATCTCAAGCCTCCATGTagcttttcagaatcagaatcagaatcagaattcggtttattcgccatgtatgttatacaaacacggaatttactgtggcagggaggtgcaaaacactaaacatatacaaatcttaaattaagtaaaagtacaaaagtttaactatttctaagaactaaacaatctaagaatacaacaatttaaatataaaataaaatatatataaaaataagaatagaatagaataacATTTTAGAGTTGGGTAAAGTTATTGAAGAATGATCATCAATAAGGCCATAGCTAACAGATACTGTACAATTGGCGATTAGGTCTTCGATTTATTTAACATCGTCCTTTCTTTGGATAGCATTGCTGTTCTCTGTGTTTTACCTCATCCCTGCACCTTATTTGACTGTAtttctcctcttctgtcctcttTATGGGGATCTAATCCAGCCCTCTCATGTTGTCTTCAAATTATTTTTCTCCTTACTTTTATTACTCTCGTTCCATTTGTTCATAGCCCGTCCCTTTTACAGTCATTTCTCCCGACTGTCTTAATCCCTGCTCCCTTTAATGTGGTGTGGATAAACTGCATCTTTCAGCGAGTCTGACACTGCTTGACCAAACAGTCACTTCCAGTTAGAAGACTGATGAATGTAAATCACAAATGCACAATTGTATCTACAACTAGTGCTTCAAAGAACCAAGAAGACACATTTAATTCCCTAAAATCTGTAATGCAATCCACATAGCCCATACAACCAATACAGTCACTGTATGTAACCTAGATATTTGCCAGTTCAGTCCTGAGATTATTtactcatttatttatttttatcagGATTGTGTTTTTCTAATTTATAAAATTGGCCTGCTCATCTAGTATGAGAACACTTGTCTATTCACAGCAAAGTAGTGTCACTGAGTAGAGTGGGCCTGCGAGGGCAGGATGGGCACTGAATTGGGTTAAATAATTTAGTTGATGGAAAAGATAATTAAAATGAGATAATCTATTGGGAAGCCAATAGACAAGCCAGAAGGGATGTGAGTAGGGGTGGTCAAAGatagtgtgtgtctatgtgtgcatgtgtgtttgtaaaaggTGGGCacaggtggagaagagaggatctCATCTAAAGGCTATGAATGATTTAAAAGCAGGAGTGGACAGGAATGACAATACCTGTCACGGCACGTGACAAACCATGTCCCCCAATTACATTTGCAATTTTTTTGTCTGTCTATTTTACTGTGCAGCCTGTCCAATTGATGAGCAAACAGGCAGGGTATAATCTACCACTCTCTTTATTGACTTGATAGACATATAAAATGTCTGCGTTAAGATGAGTCCATTAAGAGTGAATATTGGGGGTTGTTATAGAGTTGGGTCCAACTTCTAAAAAGGGTAAGGAGTTAAATTTTATGGAGATTCATTGATAGATATTTCAATAAATGTTATGAACAGCAACTAGTGTAGCTTCACGGTAGTTGCAGTTACACATTACTGCCTGTCGATGTGATTGATTTGACAATGCAAACCAAGTTTCTATTTGTCTGTTTAATCCCTTGGTTGTCACTCTTGTGTTCTGCATCACACATTTCAATATGTATCCTCTTCAATTGAGTCAGGGTTTAATTCCTCAAGCTTGTCATGAATCTCCAGATGGAAACTTAAATATTTTTGGTGGTGTTTCGCTCCTTGTTTATTTATTAGTGTTAAAGCCAGGGAGCCTCAAAGGACAGTAGCCAGCTGTTGCATTCTGGCATCACTCCACAGAGATGTGGAAGATCGTTTTCCTGTTGATCGCTTAGACGTCACTACCTTCTcacactctctgcctctctttccctcatactctctccttccctcaagcTGCCCAAATTAGGAGGTTAACACTTAGATAAGCATTTTCACTTCTTGTCATTCACTGAAGTTAATTCCAACTCATGTATTATGTGAAGTTTGCGAACCAACTTGCTTCAATTTATTTACAGGCCTATGTTTGTATCTGTGATCTCCAGGAGCAATGAACTGATGGATTTATCAGAAACTTTTACAATTCGTTTTTGTGAAGTAATAGAAAAGTGATGCTGAATTATTAATTGAGGACTTATCTAACCTTTTAAGGAGAGGTTGAgttattctattcttatttcaATATTAAATGATGAATACATGTCAATTTGAAGCCATTTCTTTATACTGGTTAAATTATTTAGAAGTAACTGTCTGAATGTGTTTTATCATGTCTGATTAACTGTCTTTAAAAGGGCCACTATTATATTCACAGGGCAGCATTCCTCACATAGTCTGTTGTActaacataaaaataaatacaaattaacTCTTTCTCACGCACAAACAtccaaacacaagcatgcacacatgtCCTCACCTGTCCATTTTTCCTCAGGTCAGCCCACATGCTGGTGCCATCTCCGCCCCTCATGAGTACATGGTAAGTGAAGTAGTAGATgccaggcagggggcaggtgaACTTGCCAGTACTGGGCTCATAGTAGTTTCCCACATTGGTCACCACATCATCAAACTTCAGAACCTCGCTCCCTTCGTGCTGTTTCCGGAGGCCTGCGTAGAAGGCGATCTTGGGGCTGTACAAAGATGGAACATAGCCGCCCGGGCCAGGAccagggggtccaggagggCCGGGTTTCCCGGGTTCTCCTGGTGGCCCTTTGGGCCCTGGGGGTCCAGGAAGACCAGGGCTCCCACGGTACCCACTCTTGCCCCTCCGTCCTGTGAagtctgggggctggggggagacggCGGACAGCTCATGGCTGCCCTGTGGGGGGGTAAAAGTGTCACATACCATCTTGCAGCTGCCAAGCATCTCATAGTGAgtgtcccctcctccagaccctcccccTTTTGTGGTGTGAACCAATAATGGGATGGCGATCAGGAGCACCAGAACCATGGCCACGCCCACTCCTGCCCCTATCACACGTTTCCTGCGGCTTAGCCGGGAGGCGGCCAGCGTAAGgaagtcctcctcccccttggcCGGAATGGTTGTGCCGGCCAGACTGAACTCTAGGTGGGAAGAAACTAGGGGATAGAAAGGGTGAGAATGAAGGACTGGGGAAAATTCTGTGAATGAGTAGACCAAGGGGTTATTTGCCAGGAATGTGACCAATAAAAtaagaatgaggagagagaagagaggaaataaATGAAAGTGAAAGGGTAGCAGGGTCTTTGAGGGAAAAAGGGAAAAACAGGACGAGGCTAAAGGGATTTCTATCAAATACTGTGGCTAAGAGGTCAATAATTATCTCAACTTAATGTCTCAGTTCAGAAAGTTAAATTATAATAGAAGAAAATGAAAACAATTTAAACAATTGtgttaattaattaaaaaaacatgacTGTTTGCTTAATTTTCATATCCTCTTCTCAATAGCTTTCTTGGTAATTCCAACAATGCGGCATTATTGTATTTTATGTATTTAAGAGCACACCAGCTGACCTCACAGCATGGGTTGAATGTGAGGCATGAAACCAAAAATGTAGTATAAAGGGGAATAACAGAGTTCTGCAGCCTcagcaaaaaaatatgaaacTTTGCTACAGAAGGCTGTCGAATCTCCAAGGAatttctttctatttctcaGATGGGGATATGTCAGGTGGGGTCTACAGTATTCCCACTGGAGTCCATTTCACCTTCCACATTTAATGTAAGGCGCTCACTTGTCTGTCCAAGGATGACGgtagaggaagaagaaaaatgtatttcttagtccactctttctttcttgtccTTCTGTAGTGGCAAAGCAAGCCTTTTGTCagtatttattttaataaaaatATCTAAGTCAATATTCATCAAACCACACCAGattttctgttttgtgtttccACTCCTTATTAGTAGTAGGTCCTCTTGACTTTAATGGTGTTTTTATGTATGTTGTATTAGATATCAGGTTTCAATGCCCCCTTCCATATCatacacctgtctctctgtgccttGATGTTCATTTGGGAAGAGGACAGGTTGATCAGCTGTTGAGAAAACCAAAACTAACCATTACACACAGTACTATAATAAGCAATAAGATCTAATTTAGAAGATTATATTTATAACTTTAATGGATCAGATCAGTCATCCACATTTATCACAGAATTTTACAAAGgctaaatacatttaatgtaCAAATAGGATATCAATACAAATGCAAACATTATTTGTTAAAAAAGCATATATGCATAGTAGAATGGTGAAAATAATCAGCAATTGCCATAAATAACTTATTTAGGCTACAACGTTTACAATATTGGCATGCGGTCATTGGGCATGCTGACTATTTCATTGTCTAGAGAGACTAATTCATACATATTGTTGATCAAATAATCGAGCAATAGCCACATTTTCTGAAAAACCATAAGACCTGTATTTGTTATCTCTGAAGATCATACCCAAGTTACACTTCTTTATCACATCAAAAAAATGTCCACTCACCTGATACTCTTCGGTACCCAGTTGAGTAATGATGAGGTACGTGTACAGGTGTCTATGGTAAACGAAACACCACAGGGACATTGGCCCATACAGACTAGAAGTGGTTTAATCCGTGAAGACTGGTCATCCTCACCATTGCCACAAGGCGAGTTGCAGAGCTTCCCTGAAGTCCGTAGTATAACAGAACTGTCACTTATCGGACGGACGGTCTACGTGTTATACAAATGTTGTCCTTTGTCACATATTGAAATTAAGCTGGAGCTAGTTCGAAGGGCAAGTGTATCACTTGCCGATTTGATTCGATGTATCCCACAGTTCGAGGTAAAATAGATATTTTCCTACCTATAAATTATATTGCACTTCCTCTTGGGCTCCTAAAAAGTATAATGAATATTCTTAGATATTCTGTCCAGTGTAAGTACCTTGAAGAACGTCTATACCAGAAAGCAACAGTTCTCTCACTTGTTAGATTTCGCCCTTCTTCTTCACCATGGCATATCTACCTCGCGCACTCCCCCGCCCTTCTGCGCTCGCGCTCTTTCATACACTGTCCCATCCTCTTTCTTCTCATTTTGAAGGTAATAGTTGATGGTTAGTTAAGAGGAAGATCCATTAATGTAATGTTAAATGTATGAATTCAAAGAATAtgtaaactgttaacatgttgACAGTTTATACAGTCAAATTTGCCAATTAGCTATTTTATCATATGATCTGTCATAAATTGAACCTTTTTTAAATCTGGACTAGTATGTGAATAatttaaacaaacaaatgttGCATTTTCTTTACATAATGATGGCAGCACTTTCATTAGCAGGTAATATATTTTAGGGGCTTTATGTTTGAGTAATAAGCCAAATAAAACCATATAAAAAGAGACTAGGATGTAGTGATAATGGTAGAGACTGACAGCCTAAAGAAtgacaaagtgagagagagggtgaaaggaggAGAGTGCTGTTCTCAGGGCTGTTGTCAGAGTCTCTATGTTTCTCTAGCTTTCAGAGCTCATTAGTGGTGAAAGACACATTGCTGCTGACaacctctccttttcctctctcagtttctcctCCTTTCTATCACTCCCTCAGTTTTTTGCA
The window above is part of the Osmerus mordax isolate fOsmMor3 chromosome 1, fOsmMor3.pri, whole genome shotgun sequence genome. Proteins encoded here:
- the c1ql4b gene encoding complement C1q-like protein 4, with protein sequence MVLVLLIAIPLLVHTTKGGGSGGGDTHYEMLGSCKMVCDTFTPPQGSHELSAVSPQPPDFTGRRGKSGYRGSPGLPGPPGPKGPPGEPGKPGPPGPPGPGPGGYVPSLYSPKIAFYAGLRKQHEGSEVLKFDDVVTNVGNYYEPSTGKFTCPLPGIYYFTYHVLMRGGDGTSMWADLRKNGQVRASAIAQDADQNYDYASNSVILHLDVGDEVCVQLDGGKVHGGNTNKYSTFSGFLIYPD